A single Anopheles funestus chromosome 2RL, idAnoFuneDA-416_04, whole genome shotgun sequence DNA region contains:
- the LOC125765177 gene encoding uncharacterized protein LOC125765177 has translation MECKSPNIVAGEASETDDDETEVISIEKGIPHLSSSGTAPASFTFAREAVESSTSTPPPIVVSDEEMQRMHVRRTMNERCISLLNEFIHNTVISVSKQLNETDNFLMKSQMVLQNTTISVKKMNDNTHQMQSKLQDILTFNFVPNINI, from the exons ATGGAGTGCAAATCACCCAACATTGTTGCTGGAGAAGCTTCCGAAACGGATGACGATGAAACTGAG GTAATATCGATCGAAAAAGGAATTCCCCATTTATCGTCATCCGGCACGGCACCTGCATCGTTTACATTCGCCAGGGAAGCAGTTGAATCATCGACATCCACACCACCGCCCATAGTGGTTTCGGATGAGGAGATGCAACGAATGCACGTGCGACGTACGATGA ATGAAAGATGCATATCGCTGTTAAACGAATTCATCCACAACACGGTGATATCCGTCTCGAAGCAGCTCAATGAGACGGACAACTTTCTCATGAAATCACAG ATGGTGCTCCAGAATACGACCATCTCGGTGAAAAAGATGAACGACAACACGCACCAGATGCAGAGCAAACTGCAGGACATTCTCACGTTCAATTTTGTACCaaatattaacatttaa
- the LOC125765064 gene encoding nucleolin-like — MKVTFLLELLLILIIIAFAASKPVNDEGRNAHKGTLISRQAAEDLAAAAAPVDGAPIAPVVPAAGGDDDDDDDDDSDEFDLGDDDDSAEDDDDDADDDDDDEEDIIGSVEDEIDDDDDDDDDDDDEEVAAPVAPAAVVDQQKQTANQVAPAAAAAAEDDDDDDDDDEEDDALSFFGDDLLGAFDDDDDDDDDDDDDDDDEDTVAAVQPAVQAAAAVAQPVAQAAAEPVAQVAAAAPAAAKKTKKKVTAQNTQALLDLADAAAAQNEVDSSSVKKPAEELDVNSEVNKIAETLANQGAGESATESAVEDDEEEEEYDEGSPEKVQNQNTNNNKVDVVANAPAQPVTVTKPEKKPATGDDDDYLSALVGDDDDDDDDDDEDDDSEETPAAAVAAATGQKEDQQTASGVAGTEADDDAEDDDDDDDDDDSDELIDESAVEDIAESDV; from the exons atgaaagtCACATTCCTGTTGGAGCTATTACTAATTCTCATCATTATCGCATTTGCCGCCTCCAAACCGGTCAATGATG AGGGACGAAATGCACACAAAGGAACGCTCATCTCTCGGCAGGCGGCAGAAGATCTAGCTGCAGCTGCTGCCCCTGTCGATGGCGCCCCAATCGCTCCCGTTGTTCCGGCTGCCGGTggtgacgacgacgatgacgacgatgacgattcCGACGAGTTCGATCTCGGCGATGACGATGATTCGgccgaagatgatgatgacgacgcggacgatgacgatgacgatgaggaaGACATCATCG GATCGGTCGAGGATGAGatcgacgacgatgacgatgatgatgatgatgacgatgatgaggagGTAGCGGCACCGGTGGCCCCGGCGGCGGTTGTTGACCAGCAGAAACAGACAGCTAACCAGGTGGCACCGGCGGCTGCGGCGGCTGCTgaggacgacgatgacgacgatgatgatgatgaggaagaCGATGCACTGTCTTTTTTTGGTGATGACCTACTAGGCGCAttcgatgatgacgacgatgacgatgacgacgatgatgatgacgatgacgatgaggatACCGTTGCCGCCGTACAGCCCGCCGTCCAGGCCGCGGCCGCCGTCGCTCAGCCAGTTGCCCAGGCCGCCGCCGAACCGGTGGCACAGGTCGCCGCCGCCGCCCCCGCCGCTGCCAagaagacgaagaagaaggTCACCGCTCAGAACACGCAGGCCCTGCTGGATCTGGCCGATGCGGCCGCCGCCCAGAACGAGGTAGACAGCAGCTCGGTGAAGAAGCCGGCCGAGGAGCTGGACGTGAACAGCGAGGTGAACAAGATCGCCGAAACGTTGGCCAACCAGGGTGCCGGCGAAAGCGCCACCGAGAGCGCCGTGGAGGATgacgaggaggaggaggaataCGACGAGGGCTCGCCAGAAAAggtacaaaatcaaaacacgaATAACAATAAAGTTGACGTTGTTGCGAACGCTCCAGCTCAGCCCGTAACCGTGACGAAACCGGAGAAGAAACCGGCGACCGGCGACGATGACGACTACCTGTCCGCCCTGGTCggtgacgatgacgatgacgacgacgatgacgacgaggaCGATGACAGCGAGGAGACGCCCGCTGCCGCCGTAGCAGCCGCGACCGGCCAGAAGGAGGACCAGCAGACGGCGAGCGGTGTCGCCGGGACGGAAGCGGACGATGACGCGgaagacgacgatgatgacgatgacgacgacgatagCGACGAGCTGATCGACGAGAGCGCCGTAGAGGACATTGCCGAGTCGGACGTGTGA
- the LOC125765129 gene encoding 3-oxoacyl-[acyl-carrier-protein] reductase FabG-like — MDFTGKVVLITGASSGIGEGTAIYFAKFGASLALTGRNEANLKKVGDACEATSKNKPLLIVADVTKEEDNKRVLEEIVAKYGKLDVLVNNAGILGNGSIENTSLQQYDELMNTNVRGVYHLTMLAVPLLIKTKGNIVNLSSVAGNRSFPGILAYSMSKAAIDQFTRCTALELAPKQVRVNAVNPGVIITDIHKRGGMEEEAYAAFLKKCEQTHALGRPGVAEEVASTIAFLASDGASFITGVTLNVDGGRHAMCPR; from the exons ATGGATTTCACCGGCAAAGTGGTGCTAATTACGGGCGCATCTTCCGGCATCGGCGAAGGTACGGCCATCTATTTTGCCAAATTTGGGGCTTCGCTTGCACTAACCGGACGCAATGAGGCGAATCTGAAAAAGGTGGGCGATGCGTGTGAAGCGACTTCGAAGAATAAACCCCTGCTCATCGTGGCCGATGTGACGAAGGAGGAGGACAACAAGCGTGTGCTGGAGGAAATTGTCGCCAAGTACGGAAAGCTGGACGTGTTGGTCAACAATGCCGGCATCTTGGGCAATGGGTCGATCGAAAACACGAGCTTGCAGCAGTACGACGAGCTGATGAACACGAACGTTCGCGGTGTCTATCACCTGACCATGCTGGCCGTTCCGCTGCTGATTAAAACGAAGGGCAACATCGTAAATTTGTCCAGCGTGGCTGGAAACCGATCGTTTCCGGGAATTTTGGCGTACAGCATGTCTAAGGCAGCCATCGATCAGTTCACGCGTTGCACTGCGCTAGAGCTGGCTCCCAAGCAGGTGCGCGTGAATGCCGTCAACCCTG GTGTAATTATTACGGACATTCACAAGCGTGGCGGAATGGAGGAGGAAGCTTATGCCGCTTTTCTGAAGAAATGCGAACAAACGCACGCCCTGGGACGTCCGGGTGTGGCCGAAGAAGTTGCTTCTACCATCGCTTTCTTGGCTTCGGACGGTGCAAGCTTCATTACCGGCGTAACGCTGAACGTTGACGGAGGAAGACACGCCATGTGTCCCCGGTAG
- the LOC125765033 gene encoding cell cycle checkpoint control protein RAD9A, which produces MNFVLPGANVKMLARAVNCFSKIGNELFFEATPDGLDLKTINSTNTAYAVVQFRRDFFISFQQGKADTPDENCCKISVKPILKIFKSLATIQTCKIWLEVNQSKIIFQFRCKSDVLKTHKIYLLESEHINSLNLSQTFPSEIVGNHKVFTNILVHLYHSVDEISFDLNEDKTVVSNYVDNDQLDRSTLRSTLAIDSSAFQTYRLSAKAKLIFCYKEFKAITMFAALNKLNVRMSFSAPGSPLMLEMSKGDVVQGKFIMGTMKPSAQLNSRRAHRRKPVDRNVSNRSVGMDSEAINTYLTEDITSNGNTEESQKDSSQNTPSNSAAAAPRKTVRDVMNASLHALRNETDCNAPRNERTHRPGETNSVRQLLGTPAPGTRGTHASETMFDERNTENLPFLEGLNFRASNVNRVESIPTMTDDSFGINELQPVHPERLSSDNNLSALRSSDSMFSRKRPQKETSPNERGSDRREHEKPTEDSVPESPNVIEERKRKQAKLRHIFRRCFEPTFNPAFQPGCSQIYAPNSDSDEEMDT; this is translated from the exons ATGAATTTCGTTCTGCCCGGCGCCAACGTAAAGA TGCTGGCCCGTGCCGTGAACTGTTTCTCCAAGATCGGCAACGAATTGTTCTTTGAGGCCACCCCGGATGGGCTTGATTTGAAAACGATCAACTCAACCAACACGGCGTATGCGGTTGTTCAGTTTAGGCGCGATTTTTTCATCAGTTTTCAGCAGGGTAAGGCGGACACGCCCGATGAAAACTGCTGCAAGATATCGGTGAAACCTATACTGAAGATATTCAAAAGTCTTGCCACA ATACAAACGTGTAAAATATGGCTAGAAGTTAATCAATCCAAAATCATATTCCAATTCCGCTGCAAATCGGACGTGCTAAAGACGCACAAAATATATCTCCTCGAGAGCGAACACATCAATTCACTCAACCTGTCCCAAACGTTTCCCAGTGAAATCGTAGGCAATCACAAAGTGTTCACGAACATTCTGGTACATCTGTATCATTCGGTCGATGAAATTTCGTTCGATTTGAACGAGGACAAAACGGTCGTTTCCAACTACGTAGACAACGATCAACTCGATCGGTCCACGTTGCGATCGACGCTTGCCATCGATTCATCCGCCTTTCAAACGTACCGGCTGTCTGCCAAAGCGAAGCTAATCTTCTGTTACAAAGAGTTTAAAGCAATCACCATGTTCGCTGCTCTGAATAAGCTGAACGTGCGAATGAGCTTCTCCGCGCCCGGGTCGCCGTTAATGCTTGAGATGAGTAAAGGAGATGTCGTGCAAGGCAAGTTCATCATGGGCACGATGAAACCTTCCGCCCAGTTGAACAGTAGACGAGCGCACCGTCGGAAACCGGTTGATCGAAACGTTTCCAACCGTTCCGTCGGTATGGACAGCGAAGCGATTAACACGTACTTGACCGAAGACATTACGAGCAACGGTAACACGGAAGAGTCGCAAAAGGATAGTTCACAGAATACACCCTCCaattctgctgctgctgctcctcgGAAGACTGTCCGAGATGTCATGAATGCAAGTTTGCACGCTCTGCGCAACGAAACCGATTGTAATGCACCACGCAACGAACGTACACATCGTCCGGGGGAAACAAACTCGGTTCGACAACTATTGGGGACGCCTGCTCCCGGTACCCGTGGAACCCATGCATCGGAGACTATGTTTGACGAAAGGAATACGGAAAATCTTCCCTTTCTGGAAGGGCTTAATTTCCGCGCCTCTAACGTTAACAGGGTCGAGTCCATTCCTACCATGACGGATGACTCATTTGGCATCAACGAATTGCAACCAGTGCATCCGGAGCGATTAAGCTCTGACAACAACCTTTCGGCCTTACGGAGTAGTGATTCAATGTTTTCCCGCAAACGGCCACAAAAAGAAACGTCACCCAACGAAAGGGGCAGCGATCGGCGGGAGCATGAAAAGCCCACGGAGGACAGCGTTCCCGAGTCACCGAATGTGATCGAGGAGCGTAAGCGAAAGCAAGCCAAACTGCGACACATCTTTCGGCGATGCTTCGAACCAACGTTTAATCCTGCCTTTCAACCTGGCTGTAGCCAAATCTATGCCCCCAACTCAGATTCGGACGAGGAAATGGACACATAA
- the LOC125765131 gene encoding 3-oxoacyl-[acyl-carrier-protein] reductase FabG-like — MNLAGKVVLITGASSGIGAATALKFSQLGASVALSGRKVDNLNEVAKQCAGAPFVVAGDITKEADTERILKATLEKYGKLDVLVNNAGIIETGTIETTSLEQFDRVMNTNIRSVYHLTMLAVPHLIKSQGNVVNVSSVNGIRSFPGVLAYNISKISVDQFTRCVALELAAKGVRVNCVNPGVTVTNLHKRGGMDEQTYAKFLEHSKNTHAMGRPGQASEVADAIVFLASDASSFITGASLPVDGGRHAMCPR, encoded by the coding sequence ATGAATCTGGCCGGTAAGGTGGTGCTCATCACTGGCGCTAGCAGTGGAATCGGTGCGGCGACCGCACTCAAATTCTCCCAACTCGGTGCCTCCGTTGCGCTGAGCGGACGGAAAGTGGACAATCTGAATGAGGTCGCCAAGCAGTGTGCCGGAGCACCGTTTGTTGTTGCCGGGGACATTACGAAGGAAGCCGATACGGAGCGCATACTGAAGGCGACGCTCGAGAAGTATGGCAAGCTGGACGTGCTGGTCAACAATGCGGGCATCATCGAGACCGGCACCATCGAGACGACCAGCCTGGAGCAGTTCGATCGTGTGATGAACACAAACATCCGCTCGGTGTACCACCTCACGATGCTGGCGGTGCCGCATCTGATCAAATCGCAGGGCAACGTGGTAAACGTGTCCAGTGTGAACGGTATCCGATCGTTCCCCGGCGTGTTGGCGTACAACATCTCGAAGATTTCCGTCGATCAGTTCACGCGCTGCGTTGCGCTTGAACTGGCGGCCAAGGGAGTGCGCGTGAACTGTGTAAATccgggcgtaacggtcaccaatCTGCACAAGCGCGGCGGAATGGATGAGCAGACGTATGCCAAGTTTTTGGAGCATTCCAAAAACACGCATGCCATGGGACGGCCGGGACAGGCGTCGGAGGTGGCCGATGCCATCGTTTTTCTGGCAAGTGACGCTTCGTCGTTCATCACCGGAGCCAGTTTGCCGGTTGACGGTGGCCGTCATGCGATGTGTCCTCGTTAG